A region of Argentina anserina chromosome 5, drPotAnse1.1, whole genome shotgun sequence DNA encodes the following proteins:
- the LOC126794229 gene encoding mitochondrial adenine nucleotide transporter ADNT1-like — protein MSSEDVAGKRTSETAVSTIVNLAEEAKLASEGVKAPSQAALLSIAKSLVAGGVAGGVSRTAVAPLERLKILLQVQNPHSIKYNGTVQGLKYIWRTEGFRGLFKGNGTNCARIVPNSAVKFFSYEEASKGILWFYRQQTGNENAQLTPFLRLGAGACAGIIAMSSTYPMDLVRGRLTVQTENSPRHYRGIFHALSTVFREEGPRALYKGWLPSVIGVIPYVGLNFAVYESLKDWLIKTRPFGLVQDSELSITTRLACGAAAGTVGQTIAYPLDVVRRRMQMVGWKNAASVVTGDGKSKAALEYSGMVDTFRKTVRHEGFGALYKGLVPNSVKVVPSIAIAFVTYEAVKDVLGVEMRISD, from the exons ATGTCGTCGGAGGACGTGGCCGGAAAGAGGACGAGCGAGACGGCGGTGTCGACGATTGTGAACCTGGCGGAGGAGGCGAAGCTCGCTAGCGAAGGAGTCAAGGCGCCTAGCCAGGCCGCGCTCCTTAGCATCGCTAAGTCACTCGTCGCCGGAGGAGTCGCCGGAGGAGT GTCAAGAACTGCTGTTGCTCCGTTGGAAAGACTGAAAATTTTGCTCCAG GTTCAAAATCCTCATAGTATCAAGTACAATGGGACAGTTCAGGGGTTGAAGTATATATGGAGAACTGAGGGTTTCAGAGGCTTGTTTAAAGGCAATGGAACTAACTGTGCTCGCATAGTCCCAAATTCAGCAGTCAAGTTCTTCAGCTATGAGGAAGCATCCAA GGGTATCCTATGGTTTTATCGACAGCAAACTGGAAATG AAAATGCCCAACTCACTCCTTTTCTGCGTCTTGGTGCTGGTGCATGTGCTGGAATTATTGCAATGTCATCAACTTACCCGATGGACTTGGTACGAGGGCGTCTGACTGTCCAG ACAGAAAACTCTCCCCGGCATTATAGGGGAATATTTCATGCTCTTTCAACTGTCTTTCGGGAAGAGGGACCTAGGGCTCTGTACAAAGGCTGGTTACCTTCTGTCATCGGAGTT ATACCATATGTTGGTCTCAATTTTGCTGTTTATGAATCTCTGAAAGATTGGTTAATCAAAACTAGACCTTTTGGACTAGTTCAGGATTCTGAATTAAGTATAACTACAAGGCTTGCATGTGGGGCTGCAGCTGGGACTGTTGGCCAGACGATTGCTTACCCTCTTGATGTTGTTCGGCGAAGAATGCAGATGGTAGGCTGGAAGAATGCGGCTTCAGTTGTCACTGGGGATGGGAAGAGCAAGGCAGCCCTTGAATATTCTGGTATGGTTGATACATTTAGGAAAACAGTTCGTCATGAGGGGTTTGGAGCACTGTACAAGGGTTTAGTCCCCAATTCTGTTAAG gTGGTGCCTTCCATAGCAATTGCCTTTGTCACATATGAGGCAGTGAAGGATGTTCTTGGAGTCGAGATGAGGATATCTGACTAA
- the LOC126794362 gene encoding COP1-interactive protein 1-like isoform X2 produces MRKHRFRDSMKSLFGSHIDAEKDEQLKGTKIDMEDKVQRILKLLKDDNIEEKDSNMVDISKKEPLAELIQDFHQQYQSLYAEYDHLTGVLKKKVHGKQDKDSSSSSSSESDSEYPSNDKKSKNGLLESDYQKIADVNQELESAHLEVADLKRKLTATVEEKEALNLEHVTALSKIEETEKISKDLKTDAERLDAEKLKLLAENTELNQKLETGEKKEAELSRQLEDMERERDNLMNEKETGLRRIEDGEKRSADLQSLVDQLKDEKVILEQQLESVRVDISNMKHELESSEQQASDLSKAKEEETLKGLKISTEIQQAHNVIQELSDEATRLKKKLDQKELDLESVQGQKRDLEVKFETMEKTLAENNAGLQAQISELVSVSKEREADLSALKKKLEETNNEHCQVQEQLGQREIDFSTLSERHKLHQDDTLAQIKGLEDKVTELESAIESMQGEKRDMEEKFESKEKQLAQENAGLQAQISELESISKEKEAELSALTKKFEETINEHSQVQEHLGQRELECLTLSERHKLHQDETLAQIKGLEDKATELVSELEFLQGEKRDMEVKFASKEKELAEENADLQARISDLESMSTEREDELSALTKKHQDISDESSSTIADLTAQVNNLLADLSSVRREQVELEENMAHKGDEASTQIKGLMEQVSILQQQLESLHSQKAELQAHLENKTQEISEYVIQVQILNEEIAKKTTDHQTILEEKENLIADMKDLELKMESMQNQKDELEEEMRKKILEHDQLKAEMLELKDQSSVFEKTMAQREVDFSSLQEKHETGQNEAAAQVVALVAQVNGLQEELDSLQTQKNQIELQFEREKQELLDSLTLLETDKIELTSKTADLQRQLNEQGDLYSKLNEEHKQLEAKCQDHKVSVESKDQIIADLEQMSEDLKRDLEEKGDELSSLVEKSRNTEVKLRLSNQKLRVTEQVLAEKEQNFRIAELKFQEEQKVLEDRIAALSGIITANNEAYQRNINCISDNLNSSLIAMESVIKKLANDYVKYEKCIVETSVQLRIAKKWVAETNDEREKLNREVGVLSKQLQDKKHEALVFKERAEKLETEASKEQMEKGDLIKAVNQLEKKVEELKQNVEGKDEGILSLGEEKREAIRQLCIWIEYHQSRYDHLKEVHLKMAPRGQRRV; encoded by the exons GACTAAAATAG ATATGGAGGACAAAGTGCAGAGAATACTAAAGCTTCTAAAAGATGACAATATTGAAGAAAAAGATTCCAACATGGTGGACATCTCCAAAAAGGAACCACTTGCAGAGCTAATTCAGGATTTCCACCAACAATATCAGTCCCTCTATGCAGAATATGATCATCTAACAGGAGTGCTAAAGAAAAAAGTTCATGGCAAGCAAGATAAGGATAGCAGTTCTTCATCGAGCTCAGAGTCTGATTCCGAATATCCTTCAAATGACAAGAAAAGTAAAAATGGACTATTGGAAAGTGATTATCAGAAAATAGCTGATGTTAACCAAGAACTCGAATCAGCACATCTAGAAGTTGCTGACCTGAAGAGAAAATTGACGGCCACAGTTGAAGAAAAGGAGGCTTTGAACTTGGAACATGTGACAGCCTTAAGTAAGATAGAAGAAACAGAGAAGATTTCCAAAGATTTGAAGACTGATGCTGAACGATTAGATGCTGAAAAACTGAAACTTTTGGCAGAGAATACGGAGCTAAATCAAAAGCTCGAAACTGGCGAAAAAAAAGAAGCTGAATTGAGTCGGCAATTGGAAGATatggaaagagagagagataatCTGATGAATGAGAAAGAGACTGGTCTGAGAAGGATTGAAGATGGAGAAAAGAGATCGGCAGACCTGCAAAGTTTGGTTGATCAGCTGAAAGATGAAAAAGTAATCCTCGAGCAACAACTAGAATCTGTTAGAGTGGACATCTCGAATATGAAGCATGAGCTGGAATCTTCAGAACAGCAAGCGTCAGATTTAAGCAAAGCTAAGGAGGAAGAAACCTTGAAAGGTTTGAAGATCTCAACTGAGATTCAGCAGGCACATAATGTGATACAAGAACTATCAGATGAAGCTACTCGTCTTAAGAAAAAGCTTGATCAGAAGGAGCTGGACCTTGAATCAGTGCAGGGTCAGAAAAGAGATTTGGAAGTGAAGTTTGAGACCATGGAAAAGACACTGGCAGAAAACAATGCAGGTTTACAAGCTCAAATTTCAGAACTTGTATCAGTGTCTAAAGAGAGGGAAGCTGATCTTTCTGCTCTCAAGAAGAAATTAGAGGAGACCAATAATGAACATTGTCAGGTACAGGAGCAATTAGGTCAGAGGGAAATAGATTTTTCAACTCTGTCTGAGAG GCATAAGCTGCACCAGGACGACACATTGGCGCAAATAAAGGGATTGGAGGATAAAGTAACAGAGCTAGAATCAGCCATCGAGTCTATGCAAGGCGAGAAAAGAGATATGGAAGAGAAGTTCGAGAGCAAAGAAAAGCAACTGGCACAGGAGAATGCTGGTTTGCAGGCTCAAATATCCGAACTCGAATCAAtatcaaaagagaaagaagctgAACTTTCTGCTCTCACGAAGAAATTTGAGGAGACAATAAATGAACATAGTCAGGTACAGGAGCACTTAGGTCAGAGGGAATTGGAGTGTTTAACTCTTTCTGAGAGACATAAGCTACATCAGGACGAAACATTGGCGCAAATAAAGGGATTGGAGGATAAAGCAACAGAGCTGGTATCGGAGCTCGAATTTTTGCAAGGCGAAAAAAGAGATATGGAAGTGAAGTTTGCGAGCAAGGAAAAGGAATTGGCAGAGGAGAATGCAGATTTACAAGCTCGAATTTCCGACCTCGAATCAATGTCAACAGAGAGAGAAGATGAACTTTCTGCTTTGACAAAGAAACATCAGGATATCAGTGATGAATCATCGTCCACTATAGCAGATTTGACAGCACAGGTCAACAATCTGCTAGCAGACTTAAGCTCTGTGCGGCGTGAGCAAGTTGAATTGGAGGAAAATATGGCACATAAAGGTGATGAAGCATCCACTCAGATTAAGGGCTTAATGGAACAGGTAAGTATATTGCAGCAGCAATTGGAGTCCCTACACAGCCAGAAAGCTGAGTTGCAAGCGCATCTTGAGAATAAAACTCAAGAAATTTCAGAGTACGTGATACAGGTACAAATTCTGAATGAAGAGATAGCAAAAAAGACGACTGATCATCAGACGATTCtggaagagaaagagaattTGATAGCAGACATGAAAGATCTTGAGCTAAAAATGGAATCCATGCAGAACCAGAAGGATGAACTGGAAGAGGAGATGAGAAAGAAAATCCTAGAGCATGATCAGTTGAAAGCAGAAATGTTGGAGCTAAAGGATCAGTCTTCTGTATTTGAGAAGACAATGGCACAGAGAGAGGTAGATTTCTCATCTCTCCAAGAAAAACATGAAACTGGACAGAACGAAGCCGCTGCTCAAGTAGTGGCCCTTGTGGCACAGGTTAACGGTCTACAAGAAGAATTGGATTCGTTGCAAACCCAGAAGAACCAAATCGAGTTGCAGTTTGAGAGGGAAAAACAAGAACTTTTAGATAGCCTGACGCTGTTGGAAACTGATAAGATCGAGTTAACTAGCAAGACCGCTGATCTTCAGAGACAGCTGAATGAACAGGGGGATTTATACAGCAAGCTGAATGAGGAACATAAACAGCTTGAAGCAAAGTGTCAGGACCACAAGGTTAGCGTTGAATCCAAAGATCAAATAATAGCTGATTTGGAACAGATGTCTGAAGACCTAAAGAGAGACCTTGAAGAAAAAGGTGATGAGCTTAGTTCTTTGGTAGAGAAATCCCGCAATACTGAAGTTAAGCTCCGCTTGTCAAACCAGAAGCTCCGGGTTACTGAGCAAGTGCTGGCTGAGAAGGAACAGAACTTTAGAATTGCTGAGCTGAAATTCCAAGAAGAACAAAAAGTGCTCGAAGACAGGATTGCTGCATTGTCTGGTATAATCACTGCAAACAATGAAGCTTATCAGAGAAACATCAACTGTATTTCAGACAACCTGAACAGTTCTTTGATTGCAATGGAATCTGTGATCAAGAAACTTGCCAATGACTATGTGAAGTATGAGAAGTGTATTGTTGAAACGTCGGTGCAGCTTCGTATTGCAAAGAAATGGGTTGCGGAAACAAatgatgagagagagaagttGAACAGGGAGGTGGGAGTCCTAAGCAAGCAACTGCAAGATAAGAAACATGAGGCATTGGTCTTCAAAGAGAGAGCTGAGAAGTTGGAGACAGAGGCGAGCAAGGAACAAATGGAGAAGGGGGATCTGATCAAAGCAGTGAATCAGCTTGAGAAGAAGGTAGAGGAGTTGaagcaaaatgttgaagggaAAGATGAGGGCATATTGAGTCTGGGAGAGGAGAAGCGAGAAGCCATAAGGCAGCTGTGCATATGGATCGAGTATCATCAGAGTCGCTATGATCATCTCAAGGAGGTGCATTTGAAGATGGCTCCAAGAGGCCAGAGGAGGGTCTAG
- the LOC126794362 gene encoding COP1-interactive protein 1-like isoform X1 translates to MRKHRFRDSMKSLFGSHIDAEKDEQLKGTKIDMEDKVQRILKLLKDDNIEEKDSNMVDISKKEPLAELIQDFHQQYQSLYAEYDHLTGVLKKKVHGKQDKDSSSSSSSESDSEYPSNDKKSKNGLLESDYQKIADVNQELESAHLEVADLKRKLTATVEEKEALNLEHVTALSKIEETEKISKDLKTDAERLDAEKLKLLAENTELNQKLETGEKKEAELSRQLEDMERERDNLMNEKETGLRRIEDGEKRSADLQSLVDQLKDEKVILEQQLESVRVDISNMKHELESSEQQASDLSKAKEEETLKGLKISTEIQQAHNVIQELSDEATRLKKKLDQKELDLESVQGQKRDLEVKFETMEKTLAENNAGLQAQISELVSVSKEREADLSALKKKLEETNNEHCQVQEQLGQREIDFSTLSERHKLHYDETLAQIKGLEDKVTELETALESLQCEKRDMVVKFESKEKHLEEENAGLQAQISELESVSKEKEAELSALTKKFEETNNEHSQVREQLGQRELEYLTLSERHKLHQDDTLAQIKGLEDKVTELESAIESMQGEKRDMEEKFESKEKQLAQENAGLQAQISELESISKEKEAELSALTKKFEETINEHSQVQEHLGQRELECLTLSERHKLHQDETLAQIKGLEDKATELVSELEFLQGEKRDMEVKFASKEKELAEENADLQARISDLESMSTEREDELSALTKKHQDISDESSSTIADLTAQVNNLLADLSSVRREQVELEENMAHKGDEASTQIKGLMEQVSILQQQLESLHSQKAELQAHLENKTQEISEYVIQVQILNEEIAKKTTDHQTILEEKENLIADMKDLELKMESMQNQKDELEEEMRKKILEHDQLKAEMLELKDQSSVFEKTMAQREVDFSSLQEKHETGQNEAAAQVVALVAQVNGLQEELDSLQTQKNQIELQFEREKQELLDSLTLLETDKIELTSKTADLQRQLNEQGDLYSKLNEEHKQLEAKCQDHKVSVESKDQIIADLEQMSEDLKRDLEEKGDELSSLVEKSRNTEVKLRLSNQKLRVTEQVLAEKEQNFRIAELKFQEEQKVLEDRIAALSGIITANNEAYQRNINCISDNLNSSLIAMESVIKKLANDYVKYEKCIVETSVQLRIAKKWVAETNDEREKLNREVGVLSKQLQDKKHEALVFKERAEKLETEASKEQMEKGDLIKAVNQLEKKVEELKQNVEGKDEGILSLGEEKREAIRQLCIWIEYHQSRYDHLKEVHLKMAPRGQRRV, encoded by the exons GACTAAAATAG ATATGGAGGACAAAGTGCAGAGAATACTAAAGCTTCTAAAAGATGACAATATTGAAGAAAAAGATTCCAACATGGTGGACATCTCCAAAAAGGAACCACTTGCAGAGCTAATTCAGGATTTCCACCAACAATATCAGTCCCTCTATGCAGAATATGATCATCTAACAGGAGTGCTAAAGAAAAAAGTTCATGGCAAGCAAGATAAGGATAGCAGTTCTTCATCGAGCTCAGAGTCTGATTCCGAATATCCTTCAAATGACAAGAAAAGTAAAAATGGACTATTGGAAAGTGATTATCAGAAAATAGCTGATGTTAACCAAGAACTCGAATCAGCACATCTAGAAGTTGCTGACCTGAAGAGAAAATTGACGGCCACAGTTGAAGAAAAGGAGGCTTTGAACTTGGAACATGTGACAGCCTTAAGTAAGATAGAAGAAACAGAGAAGATTTCCAAAGATTTGAAGACTGATGCTGAACGATTAGATGCTGAAAAACTGAAACTTTTGGCAGAGAATACGGAGCTAAATCAAAAGCTCGAAACTGGCGAAAAAAAAGAAGCTGAATTGAGTCGGCAATTGGAAGATatggaaagagagagagataatCTGATGAATGAGAAAGAGACTGGTCTGAGAAGGATTGAAGATGGAGAAAAGAGATCGGCAGACCTGCAAAGTTTGGTTGATCAGCTGAAAGATGAAAAAGTAATCCTCGAGCAACAACTAGAATCTGTTAGAGTGGACATCTCGAATATGAAGCATGAGCTGGAATCTTCAGAACAGCAAGCGTCAGATTTAAGCAAAGCTAAGGAGGAAGAAACCTTGAAAGGTTTGAAGATCTCAACTGAGATTCAGCAGGCACATAATGTGATACAAGAACTATCAGATGAAGCTACTCGTCTTAAGAAAAAGCTTGATCAGAAGGAGCTGGACCTTGAATCAGTGCAGGGTCAGAAAAGAGATTTGGAAGTGAAGTTTGAGACCATGGAAAAGACACTGGCAGAAAACAATGCAGGTTTACAAGCTCAAATTTCAGAACTTGTATCAGTGTCTAAAGAGAGGGAAGCTGATCTTTCTGCTCTCAAGAAGAAATTAGAGGAGACCAATAATGAACATTGTCAGGTACAGGAGCAATTAGGTCAGAGGGAAATAGATTTTTCAACTCTGTCTGAGAGGCATAAGCTGCACTATGATGAAACATTGGCACAAATAAAGGGATTGGAGGATAAAGTAACTGAGCTGGAAACGGCTCTTGAGTCCTTGCAATGCGAGAAAAGAGATATGGTGGTGAAGTTTGAGAGCAAAGAAAAGCATCTGGAAGAGGAGAATGCAGGTTTGCAAGCTCAAATTTCAGAACTCGAATCAGTGTCTAAAGAGAAAGAAGCTGAACTTTCTGCTCTCACAAAGAAATTTGAGGAGACCAATAATGAACATAGTCAGGTACGGGAGCAACTAGGTCAGAGGGAATTGGAGTATTTAACTCTGTCTGAGAGGCATAAGCTGCACCAGGACGACACATTGGCGCAAATAAAGGGATTGGAGGATAAAGTAACAGAGCTAGAATCAGCCATCGAGTCTATGCAAGGCGAGAAAAGAGATATGGAAGAGAAGTTCGAGAGCAAAGAAAAGCAACTGGCACAGGAGAATGCTGGTTTGCAGGCTCAAATATCCGAACTCGAATCAAtatcaaaagagaaagaagctgAACTTTCTGCTCTCACGAAGAAATTTGAGGAGACAATAAATGAACATAGTCAGGTACAGGAGCACTTAGGTCAGAGGGAATTGGAGTGTTTAACTCTTTCTGAGAGACATAAGCTACATCAGGACGAAACATTGGCGCAAATAAAGGGATTGGAGGATAAAGCAACAGAGCTGGTATCGGAGCTCGAATTTTTGCAAGGCGAAAAAAGAGATATGGAAGTGAAGTTTGCGAGCAAGGAAAAGGAATTGGCAGAGGAGAATGCAGATTTACAAGCTCGAATTTCCGACCTCGAATCAATGTCAACAGAGAGAGAAGATGAACTTTCTGCTTTGACAAAGAAACATCAGGATATCAGTGATGAATCATCGTCCACTATAGCAGATTTGACAGCACAGGTCAACAATCTGCTAGCAGACTTAAGCTCTGTGCGGCGTGAGCAAGTTGAATTGGAGGAAAATATGGCACATAAAGGTGATGAAGCATCCACTCAGATTAAGGGCTTAATGGAACAGGTAAGTATATTGCAGCAGCAATTGGAGTCCCTACACAGCCAGAAAGCTGAGTTGCAAGCGCATCTTGAGAATAAAACTCAAGAAATTTCAGAGTACGTGATACAGGTACAAATTCTGAATGAAGAGATAGCAAAAAAGACGACTGATCATCAGACGATTCtggaagagaaagagaattTGATAGCAGACATGAAAGATCTTGAGCTAAAAATGGAATCCATGCAGAACCAGAAGGATGAACTGGAAGAGGAGATGAGAAAGAAAATCCTAGAGCATGATCAGTTGAAAGCAGAAATGTTGGAGCTAAAGGATCAGTCTTCTGTATTTGAGAAGACAATGGCACAGAGAGAGGTAGATTTCTCATCTCTCCAAGAAAAACATGAAACTGGACAGAACGAAGCCGCTGCTCAAGTAGTGGCCCTTGTGGCACAGGTTAACGGTCTACAAGAAGAATTGGATTCGTTGCAAACCCAGAAGAACCAAATCGAGTTGCAGTTTGAGAGGGAAAAACAAGAACTTTTAGATAGCCTGACGCTGTTGGAAACTGATAAGATCGAGTTAACTAGCAAGACCGCTGATCTTCAGAGACAGCTGAATGAACAGGGGGATTTATACAGCAAGCTGAATGAGGAACATAAACAGCTTGAAGCAAAGTGTCAGGACCACAAGGTTAGCGTTGAATCCAAAGATCAAATAATAGCTGATTTGGAACAGATGTCTGAAGACCTAAAGAGAGACCTTGAAGAAAAAGGTGATGAGCTTAGTTCTTTGGTAGAGAAATCCCGCAATACTGAAGTTAAGCTCCGCTTGTCAAACCAGAAGCTCCGGGTTACTGAGCAAGTGCTGGCTGAGAAGGAACAGAACTTTAGAATTGCTGAGCTGAAATTCCAAGAAGAACAAAAAGTGCTCGAAGACAGGATTGCTGCATTGTCTGGTATAATCACTGCAAACAATGAAGCTTATCAGAGAAACATCAACTGTATTTCAGACAACCTGAACAGTTCTTTGATTGCAATGGAATCTGTGATCAAGAAACTTGCCAATGACTATGTGAAGTATGAGAAGTGTATTGTTGAAACGTCGGTGCAGCTTCGTATTGCAAAGAAATGGGTTGCGGAAACAAatgatgagagagagaagttGAACAGGGAGGTGGGAGTCCTAAGCAAGCAACTGCAAGATAAGAAACATGAGGCATTGGTCTTCAAAGAGAGAGCTGAGAAGTTGGAGACAGAGGCGAGCAAGGAACAAATGGAGAAGGGGGATCTGATCAAAGCAGTGAATCAGCTTGAGAAGAAGGTAGAGGAGTTGaagcaaaatgttgaagggaAAGATGAGGGCATATTGAGTCTGGGAGAGGAGAAGCGAGAAGCCATAAGGCAGCTGTGCATATGGATCGAGTATCATCAGAGTCGCTATGATCATCTCAAGGAGGTGCATTTGAAGATGGCTCCAAGAGGCCAGAGGAGGGTCTAG